Proteins co-encoded in one Mycobacterium mantenii genomic window:
- the ribD gene encoding bifunctional diaminohydroxyphosphoribosylaminopyrimidine deaminase/5-amino-6-(5-phosphoribosylamino)uracil reductase RibD: MTVPPGERLDSAMRLAIDQSNQVKGTTYPNPPVGAVILDARGEVVGVGATEPAGGDHAEILALRRAGDLAAGGTAVVTLEPCNHYGKTPPCVNALLDAKVGTVVYAVADPNPEAAGGAARLEQEGVAVRSGVLADEVTGGPLREWLHKQRTGLPHLTWKYASSVDGRSAAADGSSRWISSEASRLDLHRRRAAAEVIVVGTGTVLADDPALTARLPDGSLADRQPLRVVVGMREIPSEAKVLNDDSRTMLIRTHDPMEVLRAVSDRTDVLLEGGPTLAGAFLRAGVVNRILAYVAPTLLGGPVTAVDDVGVSTIARALRWQFDGIDRVGPDLVLSLVPRSG; encoded by the coding sequence GGTTCCGCCGGGCGAGCGCCTCGACTCCGCGATGCGCTTGGCGATCGACCAGTCCAACCAGGTCAAGGGGACCACTTATCCGAATCCGCCGGTGGGGGCGGTCATCCTGGATGCCCGCGGCGAGGTGGTCGGCGTCGGCGCCACCGAACCCGCCGGCGGCGATCACGCCGAGATCCTGGCCCTGCGGCGGGCCGGCGATTTGGCGGCCGGTGGCACCGCCGTGGTCACGCTCGAGCCGTGCAATCACTACGGCAAAACCCCGCCGTGTGTGAACGCCCTGCTGGACGCGAAGGTCGGCACCGTGGTGTACGCCGTCGCCGACCCCAACCCGGAGGCCGCCGGCGGGGCGGCCCGGCTCGAGCAAGAGGGCGTCGCGGTGCGCTCGGGTGTGCTGGCCGACGAGGTGACCGGTGGCCCGCTGCGGGAGTGGCTGCACAAGCAACGGACCGGGCTGCCACATCTGACGTGGAAATACGCCAGCAGCGTCGACGGCCGCAGCGCGGCCGCAGACGGCTCCAGCCGATGGATTTCCAGCGAGGCCTCGAGGCTGGATCTGCATCGCCGCCGCGCGGCCGCCGAAGTGATCGTGGTGGGAACCGGCACCGTGCTGGCCGACGATCCGGCGCTGACCGCGCGACTGCCCGACGGCTCGCTGGCCGACCGGCAACCGCTGCGGGTGGTCGTCGGGATGCGTGAAATACCTTCAGAGGCAAAGGTGCTCAACGACGATTCGCGGACCATGCTGATCCGCACGCACGACCCCATGGAGGTGCTCAGGGCCGTGTCGGATCGCACCGACGTGCTGCTGGAGGGGGGACCGACGCTGGCGGGGGCCTTCCTGCGCGCCGGGGTGGTCAACCGGATTCTGGCCTACGTCGCGCCTACCCTGCTGGGCGGCCCCGTCACCGCGGTCGACGACGTGGGGGTGTCGACGATCGCGCGGGCGCTGCGCTGGCAGTTCGACGGAATCGACCGGGTCGGACCCGACCTGGTGCTCAGCCTGGTGCCGCGCAGCGGCTAG
- a CDS encoding MFS transporter, translating to MTADTAAQAGHQAGRRVAISAGSLAVLLGALDAYVVVTIMRDIMTDVHIPINQLQRITWIITMYLLGYIAAMPLLGRASDRFGRKLVLQVSLALFIVGSVVTALAGHWGDFHMLIGGRTIQGVASGALLPVTLALGADLWSQRNRAGVLGGIGAAQELGSVLGPLYGIFIVFLFHDWRYVFWINVPLTLIAMVMIQFSLPSHERVEEPEKVDLVGGVLLAVALGLAVIGLYNPEPDGKQILPSYGLPLVIGAVVVAVMFLLWERFARTRLIEPAGVHFRPFLAALGASLFAGAALMVTLVDVELFGQGVLGQSQTQAAGLLLWFLIALPIGAVLGGWIATRVGDRVMTFVGLLIAAYGYWLIHYWRQDVMSQKHDILGVFSVPVLHADLLVAGVGLGLVIGPLTSAALRVVPSAQHGIASAAVVVARMTGMLIGVAALSAWGLYRFNQIVAGLTAAIPANATLLERIAAQGTMYLKAFAMMYGDIFEATVGICVLGALLGLLIGGRKEHAEEPEVAEPQAVSLGER from the coding sequence GTGACCGCGGACACCGCAGCCCAGGCCGGGCACCAGGCCGGACGCCGCGTAGCGATCAGCGCGGGCAGCCTGGCGGTCTTGCTGGGCGCCCTGGACGCCTATGTCGTCGTGACGATCATGCGCGACATCATGACCGACGTTCACATCCCGATTAACCAGCTGCAGCGCATCACCTGGATCATCACGATGTACCTGCTGGGCTACATCGCCGCGATGCCGTTGCTGGGCCGCGCCTCCGACCGGTTCGGCCGCAAGCTGGTGCTGCAGGTCAGCCTGGCGCTGTTCATCGTCGGCTCGGTGGTCACCGCGCTGGCCGGCCACTGGGGCGATTTCCACATGCTGATCGGCGGCCGCACCATCCAGGGCGTGGCCAGCGGCGCGCTGTTGCCGGTCACCCTCGCCCTCGGTGCCGATCTGTGGTCGCAGCGCAACCGCGCCGGCGTGCTCGGCGGCATCGGGGCCGCCCAGGAGCTCGGTAGCGTGCTGGGCCCGCTGTACGGAATCTTCATCGTCTTCTTGTTCCATGACTGGCGCTACGTGTTCTGGATCAACGTCCCGCTGACCCTGATCGCCATGGTGATGATCCAGTTCAGCCTGCCCTCGCACGAGCGGGTGGAGGAGCCCGAGAAGGTCGACCTGGTCGGCGGTGTGCTGCTGGCGGTCGCCCTGGGCCTGGCCGTCATCGGCCTCTACAACCCGGAACCCGACGGCAAGCAGATCCTGCCCAGCTACGGGTTGCCGCTGGTCATCGGCGCGGTCGTGGTCGCGGTGATGTTCCTGCTCTGGGAGCGCTTCGCGCGCACCCGGCTGATCGAACCGGCGGGCGTGCACTTCCGCCCGTTCCTCGCCGCGCTGGGCGCCTCGCTGTTCGCGGGTGCCGCGCTGATGGTGACGTTGGTCGACGTCGAGCTGTTCGGCCAGGGCGTGCTCGGACAGTCCCAGACGCAGGCCGCCGGGCTGTTGCTGTGGTTCTTGATCGCGTTGCCGATCGGGGCGGTGCTCGGCGGCTGGATCGCCACCCGGGTCGGTGACCGGGTGATGACCTTCGTCGGGCTGCTCATCGCGGCGTACGGGTACTGGCTGATCCACTACTGGCGCCAAGACGTGATGAGCCAGAAGCACGACATCTTAGGGGTGTTCAGCGTGCCCGTGCTGCACGCCGACCTGTTGGTGGCCGGTGTGGGCCTGGGCCTGGTGATCGGGCCGCTGACTTCCGCCGCGCTGCGTGTGGTGCCGTCCGCCCAACACGGCATCGCCTCGGCGGCCGTGGTGGTGGCCCGGATGACGGGCATGCTGATCGGTGTGGCCGCCCTCAGCGCGTGGGGCCTGTATCGGTTCAACCAGATCGTGGCGGGCCTGACGGCCGCGATCCCGGCCAACGCCACCCTGTTGGAGCGCATCGCCGCCCAGGGCACGATGTACCTCAAGGCCTTCGCCATGATGTACGGCGACATCTTCGAGGCCACCGTCGGCATCTGCGTTCTCGGAGCGCTGCTGGGTCTGTTGATCGGCGGCCGCAAAGAGCACGCCGAGGAGCCGGAAGTCGCTGAGCCGCAAGCGGTTTCGTTGGGTGAGCGCTAG
- a CDS encoding LppX_LprAFG lipoprotein yields the protein MQTRRRLSAVIASLTLATALIAGCSSGSKQSSAPLPDGTTLVKQSADATKNVKSAHIALSIQGKIPGLPIKTLTGDLTTAPATAASGNALITLGGSDIDAQFVVLDGTLYATLTPNKWSDFGKASDVYDVSVLLNPDSGLANALANFSNAKAEGRDTINGQSTIRISGNVSADAVNKIVPQFNATQPVPSTVWVQETGDHKLVQANLQKSSGNSAQITLSNWGEQVQVTKPPVSQ from the coding sequence ATGCAGACCCGCCGCCGTCTATCGGCCGTCATCGCATCCCTGACCCTCGCCACCGCCTTGATCGCCGGCTGTTCGTCGGGCTCGAAGCAGAGCAGCGCGCCGCTTCCCGACGGCACGACCTTGGTCAAGCAGTCGGCCGACGCCACCAAGAATGTGAAGAGCGCGCACATCGCGCTGAGCATTCAGGGCAAGATCCCCGGGCTGCCCATCAAGACGCTGACGGGTGACCTCACCACGGCGCCGGCCACCGCCGCATCGGGCAACGCCTTGATCACCCTGGGCGGGTCCGACATCGACGCCCAGTTCGTGGTGCTCGACGGGACCCTGTACGCCACCCTCACCCCGAACAAGTGGAGTGACTTCGGCAAGGCCTCCGACGTCTACGACGTCTCGGTGCTGCTGAACCCCGACAGCGGGCTGGCCAACGCGCTGGCGAACTTCAGCAATGCCAAGGCCGAGGGCCGCGACACCATCAACGGGCAGAGCACCATCCGCATCAGCGGAAACGTGTCGGCGGACGCGGTGAACAAGATCGTGCCGCAGTTCAACGCGACGCAGCCGGTGCCCAGCACGGTGTGGGTCCAGGAGACCGGTGACCACAAGCTGGTCCAGGCCAACCTGCAGAAGAGCTCGGGCAACTCCGCCCAGATCACCCTGTCCAACTGGGGCGAGCAGGTTCAGGTAACCAAGCCCCCGGTGAGCCAGTGA
- a CDS encoding riboflavin synthase, with protein MFTGIVEELGEVTARDVLSDAARLTIRGAVVTADAGHGDSIAVNGVCLTVAELLPGGQFTADVMAESLNRSNLGELQVGSRVNLERAAAVNSRLGGHIVQGHVDGTGHIVARTPSEHWEVVRIELPAAVARYVVEKGSITVDGISLTVSALGSDPGDWFEVSLIPTTRELTTLGRAPVGTQVNLEVDVIAKYVERLMSHNGR; from the coding sequence ATGTTTACCGGAATTGTCGAGGAACTCGGCGAGGTGACGGCTCGCGACGTCCTTTCCGACGCGGCGCGGCTGACCATCCGCGGCGCCGTCGTGACGGCCGATGCGGGCCACGGCGATTCCATCGCCGTCAACGGCGTGTGCCTGACCGTCGCCGAACTGTTGCCCGGCGGTCAATTCACCGCCGACGTGATGGCCGAGTCGCTTAACCGGTCCAACTTGGGCGAATTGCAGGTCGGCAGCCGGGTCAACCTGGAGCGTGCCGCGGCCGTCAACAGCCGGCTGGGCGGGCACATCGTGCAGGGGCACGTCGACGGGACGGGGCACATCGTGGCCCGGACGCCGTCGGAACACTGGGAAGTGGTGCGGATCGAACTGCCCGCCGCGGTGGCCCGCTACGTCGTGGAGAAGGGATCGATCACCGTCGACGGCATTTCGCTGACCGTGTCCGCGCTGGGCAGCGACCCGGGGGACTGGTTCGAAGTTTCGTTGATTCCCACCACCCGGGAGTTGACCACCCTGGGCCGCGCTCCGGTCGGGACGCAGGTGAACCTCGAAGTCGACGTGATCGCGAAATATGTTGAGCGGCTGATGTCACATAACGGCAGGTGA
- a CDS encoding tyrosine-type recombinase/integrase, whose translation MEPSTSNLFSLLPSWKLAMQAAHKSPATIDSYMRGVRLFREWCENNGHTPELDKTLLSMWVAELLANGAEPNTARVRLQAVRQFSAWLADPEQGAELDSDPLLGIRPPKLDTKVIDGLTADEIRLLLKACGGKDFLGRRDEAVVRLLAETGLRAGECLGLTTADVNLERGLVTVHRGKGGKGRVVTIGPQTAAALDRYLRARRTHRLAHTAPLFLGGGDQGLGYHGLRVALLARAKQAGIEGFHLHRMRHSWASRWLESGGSEGGLMSAAGWSTREMVDRYARHTAAERAQAEARKLQLGDL comes from the coding sequence ATGGAGCCGAGCACGTCTAACCTTTTTTCGCTGTTGCCGTCGTGGAAGCTGGCGATGCAGGCCGCGCATAAATCGCCGGCCACCATCGACTCGTACATGCGCGGTGTTCGGCTGTTCAGAGAGTGGTGCGAGAACAACGGGCACACGCCGGAACTGGACAAGACGTTGCTGTCGATGTGGGTTGCCGAGCTGCTGGCCAACGGCGCGGAGCCCAACACGGCCCGCGTCCGCCTGCAGGCAGTGCGGCAGTTCTCCGCGTGGCTGGCTGACCCTGAGCAGGGAGCCGAGCTCGACAGCGACCCGCTGCTGGGGATCAGACCGCCCAAGCTGGACACCAAAGTGATCGACGGGTTGACCGCCGACGAGATCCGGCTGCTGCTCAAGGCGTGCGGCGGCAAGGATTTTCTGGGGCGCCGCGACGAGGCGGTGGTGCGGCTGCTGGCCGAGACCGGGCTGCGGGCCGGTGAATGTCTTGGCCTGACGACGGCCGACGTGAACCTAGAGCGCGGTCTGGTCACGGTGCACCGCGGTAAGGGTGGTAAAGGCCGTGTCGTGACGATAGGGCCGCAGACGGCCGCCGCGCTCGACCGATACCTGCGTGCCCGCCGCACCCATCGGCTGGCGCACACCGCGCCGCTGTTCCTCGGCGGCGGCGATCAGGGCCTCGGCTACCACGGGTTACGGGTGGCGCTGCTGGCGCGGGCAAAGCAGGCCGGCATCGAAGGATTTCATTTGCACCGGATGCGGCACTCGTGGGCGTCGCGGTGGTTGGAGTCCGGCGGTTCTGAAGGCGGTTTAATGAGCGCGGCGGGCTGGTCCACCCGCGAAATGGTGGACCGCTATGCCCGCCACACCGCGGCGGAACGGGCACAGGCCGAGGCCCGCAAACTGCAGCTCGGCGACTTATAG
- a CDS encoding phage major capsid protein — MSSISTVLADEVAMLKERRSEVVRMLATRLEEARSVGRQNINQAEAAMLREKKKLDARIKRAESELKRSDTSSLNPIREKVSQRNGTASTRSVDASAQPGLPRGARPINTAGRLAPLGFSDQQLQRMQAAAQRGENCRIETEKRDFSTADPLLPATRFPYPVEQIHEARLLDRLPGYAIETPAVTFIRHISTTGSPAAVAEGALKPELTFNTDALTATAVKLAANNGLSWEIINDWPAFQSYANVELYRQIVDLENSLLISGNSGIAVYSGAYQYESQTGMQGFLDTPGILKYDASVDTGGSGSTLLSALDSFEKAIATLRVGPALATPDLIVLHPTTWSAIRRIKDAYGHFMVQPDPTAGQANQLWGIDVLTTTAAPEGEAVLIDTSKFGYVAIREPLSMRIGYATDDFTRNILRTVAEERLVLCVTRPPAVLQVYNLATTP; from the coding sequence GTGTCTTCCATCTCAACCGTCCTCGCTGACGAAGTCGCGATGCTCAAAGAACGCCGCAGCGAAGTCGTCCGCATGTTGGCCACCCGTCTGGAGGAGGCGCGCAGCGTCGGCCGCCAGAACATCAACCAGGCCGAAGCGGCGATGCTGCGCGAGAAGAAGAAACTCGACGCCCGCATCAAGCGCGCTGAGTCGGAACTGAAGCGATCCGACACCAGCTCCCTCAACCCGATCCGCGAGAAGGTCTCGCAGCGCAACGGCACCGCGTCGACGCGCAGCGTCGACGCTTCCGCGCAACCCGGCCTGCCGCGTGGCGCCCGGCCGATCAACACGGCAGGACGCCTCGCGCCGTTGGGGTTCTCCGACCAGCAATTGCAGAGGATGCAGGCGGCTGCCCAGCGCGGCGAGAACTGCCGCATCGAGACCGAGAAACGCGACTTCAGCACCGCGGATCCGCTGCTGCCAGCGACCCGGTTCCCGTACCCGGTCGAACAAATCCACGAGGCCCGGCTGCTGGACCGGCTGCCCGGCTACGCGATCGAGACCCCGGCCGTCACGTTCATTCGGCATATATCGACGACCGGCAGCCCCGCCGCGGTCGCTGAGGGCGCGCTGAAGCCCGAACTGACGTTCAACACCGACGCTTTGACCGCGACCGCAGTGAAACTCGCTGCGAACAACGGGCTTTCGTGGGAGATCATCAACGACTGGCCGGCGTTCCAGTCCTACGCGAACGTCGAGCTTTACCGGCAGATCGTCGATTTGGAGAACTCGCTGCTGATCAGCGGAAACTCCGGTATCGCGGTCTACAGCGGCGCGTACCAGTACGAGTCTCAGACGGGCATGCAGGGCTTCTTGGACACCCCCGGCATCCTGAAGTACGACGCCTCGGTCGATACGGGCGGTTCGGGATCGACCCTGCTGTCTGCGCTGGACTCGTTCGAGAAAGCCATTGCGACGCTGCGTGTGGGACCGGCCCTGGCCACTCCCGATTTGATCGTTCTGCACCCGACAACCTGGTCAGCGATCCGCCGCATCAAGGACGCCTACGGCCACTTCATGGTCCAGCCCGACCCGACAGCCGGTCAGGCTAACCAACTCTGGGGGATCGACGTTTTGACGACGACGGCAGCACCCGAAGGTGAGGCCGTCCTGATCGACACCAGCAAGTTCGGTTATGTCGCGATCAGGGAGCCGCTTTCAATGCGGATCGGTTACGCCACAGACGATTTCACGCGCAACATCTTGCGGACCGTCGCCGAGGAGCGCCTGGTTTTGTGTGTGACCCGCCCGCCTGCCGTGCTGCAGGTCTACAACCTGGCGACGACCCCATGA
- a CDS encoding helix-turn-helix domain-containing protein: protein MAKEDPTVRKRLSADAALKRNQQIITLFLAKESVRDIAVATGASRMSVHRVIKAYQAALDRPAADDPDFDEDEDAELGALAAKLTPQLSCEDVQTGEQWDALNDLEKFRWAHLPADHPARAV from the coding sequence ATGGCCAAGGAAGACCCGACAGTGCGGAAGCGTCTGAGCGCGGACGCGGCGCTGAAGCGCAATCAGCAGATCATCACCTTGTTTCTGGCGAAGGAGTCGGTGCGGGACATCGCGGTGGCCACCGGGGCGTCGAGGATGAGCGTGCACCGGGTCATCAAGGCGTATCAGGCTGCGTTGGATCGGCCGGCCGCCGACGATCCTGACTTCGACGAGGACGAGGACGCCGAGTTGGGGGCGCTGGCCGCGAAGCTAACCCCGCAGTTGAGTTGCGAGGACGTGCAGACCGGTGAGCAGTGGGACGCATTGAACGATTTGGAGAAATTCAGATGGGCGCATCTGCCAGCCGACCACCCTGCCCGCGCGGTTTGA
- a CDS encoding bifunctional 3,4-dihydroxy-2-butanone-4-phosphate synthase/GTP cyclohydrolase II gives MTRLDSVERAVADIAAGKAVIVIDDEDRENEGDLIFAAEKATPEMVAFMVRYTSGYLCVPLDGEICDRLGLLPMYAVNQDKHGTAYTVTVDARRGVGTGISASDRATTMRLLADPTSVADDFTRPGHVVPLRAKDGGVLRRPGHTEAAVDLARLAGLQPAGAICEIVSQKDEGSMAQTDELRVFADEHDLAMITIADLIEWRRKHEKHIARIAEARIPTRHGEFRAIGYSSIYEEVEHVALVRGDISGPNADGDDVLVRVHSECLTGDVFGSRRCDCGPQLDAAMAMVAREGRGIVLYMRGHEGRGIGLMHKLQAYQLQDAGEDTVDANLKLGLPADARDYGIGAQILVDLGVRSMRLLTNNPAKRVGLDGYGLHIIERVPLPVRANAENIRYLMTKRDKMGHDLAGLDDFHESVHLPGEFGGAL, from the coding sequence ATGACGAGGTTGGACTCCGTCGAGAGGGCGGTTGCCGACATTGCGGCCGGCAAGGCCGTCATCGTCATCGACGACGAGGACCGCGAGAACGAGGGCGATCTGATCTTCGCCGCCGAGAAGGCGACGCCGGAGATGGTGGCGTTCATGGTGCGCTACACCTCCGGATACCTGTGCGTGCCGCTGGACGGCGAGATCTGCGACCGGCTGGGCTTGCTGCCGATGTACGCGGTGAACCAGGACAAACACGGCACCGCCTACACCGTGACGGTCGACGCAAGACGGGGTGTGGGTACCGGGATTTCGGCCTCGGACCGAGCGACCACCATGCGCTTGCTGGCCGATCCCACCAGCGTCGCCGATGATTTCACCCGGCCCGGTCACGTGGTTCCGTTGCGCGCCAAGGACGGTGGCGTGTTGCGCCGTCCCGGTCACACCGAGGCCGCGGTCGACCTGGCCCGGCTGGCCGGGCTGCAGCCCGCGGGCGCCATCTGCGAGATCGTCAGCCAAAAAGACGAAGGCTCGATGGCGCAGACCGACGAATTGCGGGTCTTCGCCGACGAACACGACCTCGCCATGATCACCATCGCCGACCTGATCGAGTGGCGACGCAAACACGAGAAGCACATCGCCCGCATCGCCGAAGCCCGGATACCGACTCGGCACGGGGAGTTTCGTGCCATCGGCTACTCCAGCATCTACGAAGAAGTCGAACACGTCGCGCTGGTGCGCGGCGACATCTCCGGCCCGAACGCCGACGGTGACGACGTGCTGGTGCGCGTGCACTCCGAATGCTTGACCGGTGACGTGTTCGGCTCCCGCCGCTGCGATTGCGGGCCCCAGCTGGACGCCGCGATGGCGATGGTCGCCCGCGAGGGACGCGGGATCGTGCTGTACATGCGCGGCCACGAGGGGCGCGGCATCGGGCTGATGCACAAGCTGCAGGCCTACCAGCTGCAGGACGCCGGTGAGGACACCGTCGACGCTAACCTGAAGCTCGGGTTGCCCGCCGATGCAAGGGATTACGGGATCGGCGCGCAGATCCTGGTGGACCTCGGGGTGCGCTCGATGCGGCTGCTGACCAACAACCCGGCCAAGCGGGTCGGGCTGGACGGGTACGGCCTGCATATCATCGAGCGGGTGCCGCTTCCGGTGCGCGCCAACGCGGAGAACATCCGTTACCTGATGACCAAGCGGGACAAGATGGGCCACGACCTGGCCGGGCTCGACGACTTTCACGAATCCGTCCATCTGCCAGGTGAATTCGGCGGTGCTTTGTGA
- the ribH gene encoding 6,7-dimethyl-8-ribityllumazine synthase encodes MSPADGVPEVPPLDASGLRLALVASTWHSEICDALLAGARKVASESGIDDPTVVRVIGAIEIPVIAQELARNHDAVVALGVVIRGQTPHFEYVCDAVTQGLTRVSLDTSTPVANGVLTTDTEQQALDRAGLPGSAEDKGAQATLAALTTALTLRELRARS; translated from the coding sequence ATGAGCCCTGCCGACGGTGTGCCGGAGGTTCCGCCACTCGATGCGTCCGGCCTGCGCCTGGCCCTGGTTGCCAGTACCTGGCACAGCGAAATCTGCGACGCCCTGCTGGCGGGTGCCCGCAAGGTGGCCTCGGAATCGGGTATCGACGACCCCACGGTGGTCCGGGTGATCGGCGCGATCGAGATCCCGGTCATCGCTCAGGAACTCGCCCGCAACCACGATGCCGTGGTCGCTCTGGGCGTCGTAATTCGCGGACAGACACCGCATTTCGAATACGTGTGTGATGCGGTGACTCAGGGCCTGACCCGGGTGTCCTTGGACACTTCCACACCGGTGGCCAACGGCGTGCTGACCACCGACACCGAGCAGCAGGCCCTGGACCGGGCCGGCCTTCCAGGATCGGCCGAGGACAAAGGGGCCCAAGCGACTCTGGCGGCCCTCACCACCGCGCTGACCCTGCGTGAGTTGCGCGCCCGGTCGTGA
- a CDS encoding PH domain-containing protein, with amino-acid sequence MTSPPDREIWDAVVRPHRTPLFAYGAAFVIAAAHIAVGLLLKAGSTGVVFQTSDQVAIAMLGLVIAGVVLLFARPRLRVGPAGVSVRNLLGDKLIEWPDVVGVSFPVGHRWARIDLPDDEYIPVMAIQAVDKARAVEAMDTVRSLLARYRPDLKTH; translated from the coding sequence GTGACTTCGCCTCCGGACCGCGAGATTTGGGATGCGGTGGTGCGTCCCCATCGCACACCGCTGTTCGCCTATGGGGCGGCGTTCGTCATTGCCGCGGCACACATCGCGGTGGGCCTTCTGCTCAAGGCGGGGTCCACCGGGGTCGTCTTTCAGACCTCCGACCAGGTGGCCATCGCGATGCTGGGTTTGGTCATCGCCGGCGTCGTGCTATTGTTCGCGCGGCCGCGGCTGCGAGTGGGGCCGGCCGGAGTTTCGGTGAGAAACCTGTTGGGCGACAAGCTGATCGAATGGCCGGACGTGGTCGGCGTTTCGTTTCCGGTGGGGCACCGCTGGGCGCGGATCGACCTGCCCGATGACGAGTACATCCCGGTGATGGCCATCCAGGCCGTCGACAAGGCACGCGCGGTCGAGGCCATGGACACAGTGCGGTCGCTGCTGGCGCGCTATCGGCCGGACCTGAAAACGCACTGA
- a CDS encoding hemophore-related protein has translation MMKRSLAKLAVTVGGLALASTAGVGVASASPDYGPMINTTCNYDQAMRAVHAENPMAAQYLDQSPPNQQFLQQYLASSPDQRVNLLHAIEHNQGAQQALPIFQQMMTDCTRY, from the coding sequence ATGATGAAGCGCTCGTTGGCCAAACTGGCTGTCACCGTCGGCGGCCTGGCATTGGCGTCGACCGCTGGGGTCGGGGTCGCATCGGCCAGCCCCGATTACGGTCCGATGATCAACACGACCTGCAACTACGACCAGGCGATGCGGGCCGTGCACGCGGAAAACCCGATGGCCGCTCAGTACCTGGACCAGTCGCCGCCGAACCAGCAGTTCCTGCAGCAGTACCTGGCGTCATCGCCGGACCAGCGGGTGAACCTGCTGCACGCGATCGAGCACAACCAGGGGGCCCAGCAGGCGCTGCCGATTTTCCAGCAAATGATGACGGACTGCACTCGCTACTGA
- a CDS encoding PPE family protein — MTMPIWAAFPPEVHSAALSSGPGPGSLLAAEQAWQALSAEYDSAAQELGDLLAAVQAGTWQGPSAEAFVAAHVPYLAWLLQNSANSTAAALESETVAAAYTAALSAMPTLEELATNHAVFAQLVATNFFGVNTIPIAQNEIEYLQMWLQAATTMAMYEAVSETAMTWAPPTAPPPAIQKTDIPNQDAGGGPTKLSWWVTRVQEVARAISGDLSQSPSNPSATLSDLMGDPLLASEVPHWAGESLLYFTPQVPQLTQLSFGLIAPFIPVAGAAGLAGLAGLGAAPQPAPALPGAAAAPAPSHQGAPVAMAPGLGTPIPTPATTAAPAPAPVAASASAAAPAPPAAGVPGFSYPYVVGPPGLGAGTGMSVGSRADQTSPGRDTVDASAAPVRGEQARRGRRPRPGLIDPGRRYEYLDDASGAESPAASASDRGAGRMGFVGTAHRPDTAPVGLTTLAGGSLDDNPGLPLLPSAWGPETE, encoded by the coding sequence ATGACCATGCCGATCTGGGCCGCTTTCCCACCTGAGGTGCATTCGGCGGCGCTCTCCAGCGGGCCGGGACCCGGGTCCTTGCTGGCGGCCGAGCAAGCGTGGCAGGCGCTGAGTGCCGAATACGATTCGGCCGCCCAGGAACTCGGCGATCTTTTGGCGGCCGTGCAGGCCGGAACCTGGCAGGGCCCCAGCGCGGAGGCGTTCGTCGCCGCGCACGTCCCGTATCTGGCCTGGCTCTTGCAGAACAGCGCCAACAGCACCGCGGCGGCCCTCGAGTCCGAGACCGTGGCAGCGGCCTACACCGCGGCGCTGTCGGCCATGCCGACCCTTGAGGAGCTGGCGACCAACCACGCCGTTTTCGCGCAATTGGTCGCGACGAATTTCTTTGGTGTCAACACGATCCCGATCGCGCAGAACGAGATCGAGTATCTGCAGATGTGGCTGCAGGCGGCCACCACGATGGCGATGTACGAAGCCGTGTCCGAGACCGCGATGACGTGGGCGCCGCCCACCGCGCCCCCGCCGGCGATCCAGAAGACCGACATCCCGAACCAGGATGCCGGCGGCGGGCCAACGAAATTGAGCTGGTGGGTGACTCGGGTGCAGGAGGTGGCCAGGGCGATCAGCGGGGATCTGAGCCAGTCGCCATCGAACCCGTCCGCAACCCTCTCCGACCTGATGGGCGACCCGCTACTGGCCTCCGAGGTTCCGCACTGGGCGGGCGAGTCGCTCCTCTATTTCACCCCGCAAGTACCGCAATTGACGCAGCTGTCGTTCGGCCTGATCGCGCCCTTCATCCCCGTCGCAGGTGCAGCGGGTCTGGCGGGCCTGGCCGGGCTCGGCGCCGCCCCGCAACCCGCCCCCGCCCTGCCCGGCGCGGCGGCCGCGCCGGCGCCATCCCATCAGGGGGCGCCCGTCGCGATGGCCCCCGGCCTCGGCACACCCATCCCGACCCCGGCCACCACCGCGGCGCCCGCGCCCGCCCCCGTCGCCGCATCGGCGTCCGCCGCGGCTCCAGCGCCGCCCGCCGCCGGCGTTCCGGGGTTCAGCTACCCCTACGTCGTCGGCCCCCCCGGCCTCGGGGCAGGCACCGGCATGAGCGTCGGCTCCCGGGCCGACCAGACGTCGCCCGGGCGCGACACCGTCGACGCCTCCGCCGCCCCGGTTCGGGGGGAACAGGCCCGGCGCGGCCGACGGCCCCGGCCGGGCCTGATCGACCCCGGACGCCGCTACGAATATCTCGACGATGCGTCGGGCGCCGAATCCCCCGCCGCGTCGGCGTCGGATCGGGGCGCCGGGCGCATGGGTTTCGTCGGCACCGCCCACCGGCCCGACACCGCTCCTGTGGGCTTGACCACACTTGCCGGCGGTTCGCTGGACGACAATCCGGGTCTGCCGCTGCTGCCGAGCGCCTGGGGCCCCGAAACCGAATAA